A stretch of the Salmo salar chromosome ssa20, Ssal_v3.1, whole genome shotgun sequence genome encodes the following:
- the slc2a11b gene encoding solute carrier family 2, facilitated glucose transporter member 11 isoform X2, with protein MDSNEVSAELKKERPNKSLLLAICAACIGGTFQYGYNISIINAPTKSVQNFINQTWLERYDEDISEQYLTLLWSNIVSIFTIGGFIGASIGGTLAIRFGRKGTLMMNNAFALLAALLMGLSYPTGLFELLIVGRFFTGVNAGIGICVQPLYLGEIAPRALRGAMAMGTSIFITGGILTGQVIGLNELLGKEEHWPILLCTTCIPAFLQLIILPWFPESPRYLLIDRGDDVGCRKAMKQLHGADNFDREWEDMERERVSAIGIKPKKPWQLFMDRSLRWQVLTIILLNAAQQLNGINAIYFYTDYVFEEAGIPDVNIPYVTVGTGACECLTALTCGMLIESLGRKVLIIGGYTLMAFWCICFTLTLTFQGAGLWMPYLSMGCVFAFILSFGLGPGGVTNILTTELFTQTSRPAAYMIGGSVNWLSFFVIGMVFPFIVTKLQQYCFLVFLVISVLVAVYIFLVVPETKNKTFLEIHTEFQSGDKRKASKADDGPRTTLLSTPL; from the exons ATGGATAGCAATGAAGTGTCTGCAGAATTAAAGAAAGAG CGTCCAAACAAATCCCTTCTACTGGCAATTTGTGCAGCTTGCATTGGAGGAACCTTTCAATATGGTTATAATATTTCGATCATCAATGCCCCCACCAAG TCTGTGCAGAATTTCATCAACCAAACCTGGCTGGAGCGCTATGATGAGGACATCTCAGAGCAATACCTCACTCTCCTGTGGTCCAACATCGTGTCCATTTTCACAATAGGAGGATTTATTGGAGCAAGTATAGGTGGAACACTGGCCATTAGATTTGGGAG AAAGGGGACACTAATGATGAACAACGCATTTGCCTTACTGGCTGCTCTGTTGATGGGCCTGAGCTACCCCACTGGATTATTTGAACTGCTCATCGTTGGACGATTTTTCACAGGAGTAAATGCGG GTATCGGCATATGCGTTCAGCCACTGTATCTGGGGGAAATCGCCCCAAGGGCACTTCGTGGTGCCATGGCGATGGGGACTTCTATTTTCATCACCGGGGGCATCCTTACTGGACAGGTGATTGGGCTTAA TGAGCTCCTCGGTAAAGAAGAACACTGGCCCATCCTGCTCTGCACCACCTGTATCCCAGCGTTCCTGCAGCTCATCATACTGCCCTGGTTCCCAGAGAGCCCTCGCTACCTGCTGATCGACAGAGGGGATGACGTCGGATGTAGAAAAG CGATGAAGCAACTCCACGGCGCGGATAACTTTGATCGCGAGTGGGAggacatggagagggagagggtcagCGCCATTGGCATTAAACCCAAGAAGCCCTGGCAGCTGTTCATGGACCGCAGCCTCCGCTGGCAAGTCCTCACCATCATCCTGCTCAACGCTGCCCAGCAGCTCAACGGCATCAACGCT ATTTATTTTTATACAGATTATGTGTTTGAGGAGGCCGGAATTCCAGATGTTAACATACCCTACGTAACTGTGGGCACAGGAGCCTGTGAATGCCTCACTGCCCTTACCTGT GGCATGCTGATCGAATCTCTGGGACGAAAAGTGCTTATCATCGGAGGGTATACCCTCATGGCTTTCTGGTGCATTTGCTTCACTCTGACCCTCACCTTCCAA GGAGCAGGCCTATGGATGCCTTATCTTAGCATGGGATGCGTCTTTGCTTTCATACTCAGCTTTGGCTTGGGACCAG GTGGTGTGACAAACATCTTGACCACTGAGTTATTCACTCAAACCAGTCGGCCTGCTGCGTACATGATCGGTGGGTCCGTGAACTGGCTCAGCTTCTTCGTCATTGGCATGGTGTTTCCATTTATTGTG ACTAAGTTGCAGCAGTACTGTTTCCTGGTGTTCTTGGTGATTTCTGTCTTGGTGGCTGTATACATATTCCTGGTAGTCCCTGAGACCAAGAACAAAACCTTCCTGGAGATCCATACGGAGTTCCAGTCCGGAGACAAGAGGAAGGCTTCAAAAGCAGATGACGGCCCAAGGACAACATTGTTGTCAACCCCTCTGTGA
- the slc2a11b gene encoding solute carrier family 2, facilitated glucose transporter member 11 isoform X3 yields the protein MMNNAFALLAALLMGLSYPTGLFELLIVGRFFTGVNAGIGICVQPLYLGEIAPRALRGAMAMGTSIFITGGILTGQVIGLNELLGKEEHWPILLCTTCIPAFLQLIILPWFPESPRYLLIDRGDDVGCRKAMKQLHGADNFDREWEDMERERVSAIGIKPKKPWQLFMDRSLRWQVLTIILLNAAQQLNGINAIYFYTDYVFEEAGIPDVNIPYVTVGTGACECLTALTCGMLIESLGRKVLIIGGYTLMAFWCICFTLTLTFQGAGLWMPYLSMGCVFAFILSFGLGPGGVTNILTTELFTQTSRPAAYMIGGSVNWLSFFVIGMVFPFIVTKLQQYCFLVFLVISVLVAVYIFLVVPETKNKTFLEIHTEFQSGDKRKASKADDGPRTTLLSTPL from the exons ATGATGAACAACGCATTTGCCTTACTGGCTGCTCTGTTGATGGGCCTGAGCTACCCCACTGGATTATTTGAACTGCTCATCGTTGGACGATTTTTCACAGGAGTAAATGCGG GTATCGGCATATGCGTTCAGCCACTGTATCTGGGGGAAATCGCCCCAAGGGCACTTCGTGGTGCCATGGCGATGGGGACTTCTATTTTCATCACCGGGGGCATCCTTACTGGACAGGTGATTGGGCTTAA TGAGCTCCTCGGTAAAGAAGAACACTGGCCCATCCTGCTCTGCACCACCTGTATCCCAGCGTTCCTGCAGCTCATCATACTGCCCTGGTTCCCAGAGAGCCCTCGCTACCTGCTGATCGACAGAGGGGATGACGTCGGATGTAGAAAAG CGATGAAGCAACTCCACGGCGCGGATAACTTTGATCGCGAGTGGGAggacatggagagggagagggtcagCGCCATTGGCATTAAACCCAAGAAGCCCTGGCAGCTGTTCATGGACCGCAGCCTCCGCTGGCAAGTCCTCACCATCATCCTGCTCAACGCTGCCCAGCAGCTCAACGGCATCAACGCT ATTTATTTTTATACAGATTATGTGTTTGAGGAGGCCGGAATTCCAGATGTTAACATACCCTACGTAACTGTGGGCACAGGAGCCTGTGAATGCCTCACTGCCCTTACCTGT GGCATGCTGATCGAATCTCTGGGACGAAAAGTGCTTATCATCGGAGGGTATACCCTCATGGCTTTCTGGTGCATTTGCTTCACTCTGACCCTCACCTTCCAA GGAGCAGGCCTATGGATGCCTTATCTTAGCATGGGATGCGTCTTTGCTTTCATACTCAGCTTTGGCTTGGGACCAG GTGGTGTGACAAACATCTTGACCACTGAGTTATTCACTCAAACCAGTCGGCCTGCTGCGTACATGATCGGTGGGTCCGTGAACTGGCTCAGCTTCTTCGTCATTGGCATGGTGTTTCCATTTATTGTG ACTAAGTTGCAGCAGTACTGTTTCCTGGTGTTCTTGGTGATTTCTGTCTTGGTGGCTGTATACATATTCCTGGTAGTCCCTGAGACCAAGAACAAAACCTTCCTGGAGATCCATACGGAGTTCCAGTCCGGAGACAAGAGGAAGGCTTCAAAAGCAGATGACGGCCCAAGGACAACATTGTTGTCAACCCCTCTGTGA
- the slc2a11b gene encoding solute carrier family 2, facilitated glucose transporter member 11 isoform X1: MTKGDTEYQLLLEGSTETKEKIKRPNKSLLLAICAACIGGTFQYGYNISIINAPTKSVQNFINQTWLERYDEDISEQYLTLLWSNIVSIFTIGGFIGASIGGTLAIRFGRKGTLMMNNAFALLAALLMGLSYPTGLFELLIVGRFFTGVNAGIGICVQPLYLGEIAPRALRGAMAMGTSIFITGGILTGQVIGLNELLGKEEHWPILLCTTCIPAFLQLIILPWFPESPRYLLIDRGDDVGCRKAMKQLHGADNFDREWEDMERERVSAIGIKPKKPWQLFMDRSLRWQVLTIILLNAAQQLNGINAIYFYTDYVFEEAGIPDVNIPYVTVGTGACECLTALTCGMLIESLGRKVLIIGGYTLMAFWCICFTLTLTFQGAGLWMPYLSMGCVFAFILSFGLGPGGVTNILTTELFTQTSRPAAYMIGGSVNWLSFFVIGMVFPFIVTKLQQYCFLVFLVISVLVAVYIFLVVPETKNKTFLEIHTEFQSGDKRKASKADDGPRTTLLSTPL, translated from the exons ATGACTAAAGGAGATACGGAATATCAACTTTTGCTTGAAGGCAGCACAGAAACAAAAGAGAAAATTAAg CGTCCAAACAAATCCCTTCTACTGGCAATTTGTGCAGCTTGCATTGGAGGAACCTTTCAATATGGTTATAATATTTCGATCATCAATGCCCCCACCAAG TCTGTGCAGAATTTCATCAACCAAACCTGGCTGGAGCGCTATGATGAGGACATCTCAGAGCAATACCTCACTCTCCTGTGGTCCAACATCGTGTCCATTTTCACAATAGGAGGATTTATTGGAGCAAGTATAGGTGGAACACTGGCCATTAGATTTGGGAG AAAGGGGACACTAATGATGAACAACGCATTTGCCTTACTGGCTGCTCTGTTGATGGGCCTGAGCTACCCCACTGGATTATTTGAACTGCTCATCGTTGGACGATTTTTCACAGGAGTAAATGCGG GTATCGGCATATGCGTTCAGCCACTGTATCTGGGGGAAATCGCCCCAAGGGCACTTCGTGGTGCCATGGCGATGGGGACTTCTATTTTCATCACCGGGGGCATCCTTACTGGACAGGTGATTGGGCTTAA TGAGCTCCTCGGTAAAGAAGAACACTGGCCCATCCTGCTCTGCACCACCTGTATCCCAGCGTTCCTGCAGCTCATCATACTGCCCTGGTTCCCAGAGAGCCCTCGCTACCTGCTGATCGACAGAGGGGATGACGTCGGATGTAGAAAAG CGATGAAGCAACTCCACGGCGCGGATAACTTTGATCGCGAGTGGGAggacatggagagggagagggtcagCGCCATTGGCATTAAACCCAAGAAGCCCTGGCAGCTGTTCATGGACCGCAGCCTCCGCTGGCAAGTCCTCACCATCATCCTGCTCAACGCTGCCCAGCAGCTCAACGGCATCAACGCT ATTTATTTTTATACAGATTATGTGTTTGAGGAGGCCGGAATTCCAGATGTTAACATACCCTACGTAACTGTGGGCACAGGAGCCTGTGAATGCCTCACTGCCCTTACCTGT GGCATGCTGATCGAATCTCTGGGACGAAAAGTGCTTATCATCGGAGGGTATACCCTCATGGCTTTCTGGTGCATTTGCTTCACTCTGACCCTCACCTTCCAA GGAGCAGGCCTATGGATGCCTTATCTTAGCATGGGATGCGTCTTTGCTTTCATACTCAGCTTTGGCTTGGGACCAG GTGGTGTGACAAACATCTTGACCACTGAGTTATTCACTCAAACCAGTCGGCCTGCTGCGTACATGATCGGTGGGTCCGTGAACTGGCTCAGCTTCTTCGTCATTGGCATGGTGTTTCCATTTATTGTG ACTAAGTTGCAGCAGTACTGTTTCCTGGTGTTCTTGGTGATTTCTGTCTTGGTGGCTGTATACATATTCCTGGTAGTCCCTGAGACCAAGAACAAAACCTTCCTGGAGATCCATACGGAGTTCCAGTCCGGAGACAAGAGGAAGGCTTCAAAAGCAGATGACGGCCCAAGGACAACATTGTTGTCAACCCCTCTGTGA